In Fictibacillus halophilus, a single genomic region encodes these proteins:
- the treP gene encoding PTS system trehalose-specific EIIBC component gives MSKIRESAEQIVEALGGKENISAATHCVTRLRLALKDEGKVDEKALENIDLVKGSFSTNGQFQVVIGQGTVDKVYNEFIDITGTGRASKEDIKDEASKKLNPLQRAIKALADIFIPILPAIVTAGLLMGINNILTGPDIFYDKKSFIDVHQNWADLAGMINLIANTAFVFLPGLIGWSAVKKFGGSPLLGIVLGLMLVHPDLLNAWDYGKTKDIPTWNLFGLPIEKVGYQGQVLPVLIASYFLAKIELFLKKRIPDALQLLLVAPITLLVTGFLAFIVIGPITFTIGNSITDFFVSIFDNFAWLGGLIYGGFYSLLVVTGMHHTFLAVDLQLISNTGGTFLWPMLALSNIAQGSAALAMFVASRDEKLKGLAGTSALSAYLGITEPAMFGVNLRFRYPFIFAMIGSAIAGIVITVAGVRASSIGVGGIPGFLSILPGSWGSFFIGMGIALVVPFVLTYLYAKVKKSK, from the coding sequence ATGAGCAAAATACGCGAATCAGCTGAACAAATCGTCGAGGCACTTGGCGGTAAAGAAAATATATCAGCAGCTACTCACTGTGTGACGCGCCTTCGTCTTGCTCTTAAAGATGAAGGAAAAGTAGACGAGAAGGCTCTAGAGAATATTGATCTCGTTAAAGGATCGTTTTCAACAAACGGCCAATTCCAAGTCGTAATTGGGCAAGGAACGGTCGACAAAGTGTACAACGAGTTCATTGATATCACAGGTACAGGCCGTGCGTCTAAAGAAGACATTAAGGATGAGGCGAGTAAGAAGCTCAATCCACTACAACGAGCGATCAAAGCGTTAGCAGATATTTTTATCCCAATTCTTCCTGCGATCGTAACAGCAGGTCTATTGATGGGGATCAACAATATTCTGACTGGCCCAGATATTTTTTATGATAAGAAATCATTCATTGATGTTCATCAGAACTGGGCTGATCTAGCTGGAATGATCAACTTGATCGCGAATACGGCTTTCGTGTTTTTACCAGGTCTGATCGGTTGGTCAGCGGTTAAAAAGTTTGGTGGAAGTCCGTTACTTGGTATCGTTCTTGGACTGATGCTTGTCCATCCAGATCTTTTAAACGCATGGGATTACGGAAAGACAAAAGATATTCCAACGTGGAACTTATTTGGTCTACCGATTGAAAAAGTAGGTTATCAAGGTCAAGTATTGCCTGTTCTAATCGCATCTTACTTTTTAGCGAAAATAGAACTTTTCTTGAAAAAACGCATACCAGATGCGTTACAGCTCTTATTGGTAGCACCAATCACATTATTAGTAACAGGATTTTTAGCGTTTATCGTTATCGGACCGATCACGTTTACGATCGGTAACAGCATTACAGACTTTTTCGTATCAATCTTTGATAACTTTGCCTGGTTAGGCGGATTGATCTATGGTGGGTTCTACTCATTGCTTGTTGTTACAGGTATGCACCATACGTTCTTAGCGGTCGACTTACAACTCATTTCAAATACTGGTGGTACATTCTTATGGCCGATGCTTGCTCTATCAAATATTGCACAAGGATCTGCTGCACTTGCGATGTTTGTAGCATCACGAGATGAAAAGCTTAAAGGACTTGCTGGAACCTCAGCGTTATCAGCATACCTCGGAATCACTGAGCCAGCGATGTTCGGAGTGAACTTACGCTTCCGTTATCCATTTATCTTCGCGATGATTGGTTCAGCGATCGCTGGAATCGTGATTACAGTTGCTGGGGTTCGTGCGTCATCTATTGGAGTAGGTGGTATTCCGGGATTCCTTTCCATCTTGCCAGGAAGCTGGGGTTCATTCTTTATTGGAATGGGAATCGCACTTGTCGTACCGTTTGTATTAACGTACCTTTATGCAAAAGTGAAAAAATCGAAGTAA
- the pdxK gene encoding pyridoxine/pyridoxal/pyridoxamine kinase — protein MSPKKALTIAGSDTSGGAGIQADLKTFQELGVYGMTALNVVVAQDPHREWFHEVFLLPNDLFKAQLETVVSGIGVDALKTGMLASVEAIQITADLIEKHDLQNVVVDPVMVCKGAEPLHPELASTLQNVLVPKATVVTPNLFEAAQLAGMEPITTVEQMMEAAHKIQANGAKYVIVKGGAKLEHENAVDVLYDGQEFEVLESERIETTWTHGAGCTFSAAITAELAKGKPVREAILTAKDFITEAIAAGFEINQYVGPTWHGAYRDKLNK, from the coding sequence ATGTCACCTAAAAAAGCACTTACGATTGCAGGATCAGATACAAGCGGTGGAGCTGGTATTCAAGCTGATTTAAAAACTTTTCAAGAGCTAGGCGTTTACGGTATGACTGCTCTAAATGTTGTGGTTGCCCAAGACCCACATCGAGAATGGTTTCATGAAGTGTTCTTACTTCCTAATGATCTTTTCAAAGCTCAATTAGAAACGGTTGTTTCCGGAATTGGTGTTGATGCACTCAAAACTGGCATGCTTGCTTCCGTAGAAGCTATACAAATAACAGCAGATCTTATTGAAAAGCACGATCTTCAAAACGTGGTAGTAGACCCTGTTATGGTTTGTAAAGGAGCAGAACCTCTACACCCTGAACTTGCTAGCACCCTTCAAAATGTATTGGTCCCTAAAGCGACTGTCGTAACACCAAACCTATTCGAAGCTGCTCAACTAGCGGGTATGGAACCGATCACGACAGTTGAACAGATGATGGAAGCTGCTCATAAGATTCAAGCAAATGGAGCTAAATATGTAATCGTTAAAGGCGGCGCAAAACTTGAACACGAAAATGCCGTTGACGTTCTTTATGATGGACAAGAGTTTGAAGTTTTAGAATCTGAAAGAATTGAAACAACGTGGACGCACGGCGCAGGCTGCACGTTCTCCGCAGCGATTACAGCAGAACTTGCTAAAGGAAAGCCAGTACGCGAAGCTATCTTAACAGCAAAAGATTTCATTACAGAAGCTATCGCAGCAGGATTTGAAATCAACCAATACGTAGGACCAACTTGGCATGGTGCTTACCGTGATAAATTAAACAAATAA